In Leptospira stimsonii, a single window of DNA contains:
- the rpsG gene encoding 30S ribosomal protein S7: protein MSRRRGKVEPRKITPDPVYNDVQVAKFINCLMLSGGKSVAEKLFYDALEIIQKKTGNDPYTTFREALENSKPQVEVKSRRVGGVTYQVPIEVRPERRLALGIRWLIRYSRDRNEKGMAAKLAAEFIEAQKGTGSAIKKKEDIRKMAEANKAFSHYRW, encoded by the coding sequence ATGTCTAGAAGAAGAGGAAAAGTTGAACCCCGGAAAATTACTCCGGATCCAGTTTACAACGACGTTCAAGTTGCGAAGTTTATTAACTGCCTTATGTTGAGTGGCGGAAAATCCGTAGCTGAGAAATTATTCTATGATGCGTTAGAAATCATTCAGAAAAAAACAGGGAATGATCCTTACACTACTTTCCGTGAAGCATTAGAAAATTCTAAACCACAAGTGGAAGTGAAATCCAGAAGAGTGGGTGGTGTTACTTACCAAGTTCCTATCGAAGTTCGTCCCGAAAGACGACTCGCTCTCGGAATCCGTTGGTTAATCCGTTATTCCAGAGACAGAAATGAGAAAGGAATGGCGGCGAAATTGGCGGCGGAGTTTATCGAAGCACAAAAAGGAACCGGTTCGGCCATCAAGAAAAAAGAAGATATCCGGAAAATGGCGGAAGCGAACAAAGCGTTCAGCCACTATCGCTGGTAA
- the rpoC gene encoding DNA-directed RNA polymerase subunit beta' has protein sequence MRSHNDFESITIRLASPDRIKEWSYGEVKKPETINYRTLKPEKDGLFCEKIFGTTKDWECYCGKFKSIRYKGVVCDKCGVEVTHSKVRRERMGHIELAAPVSHIWYYRSVPSRMGLLLDMTVNQLKSVLYFEKYVIIDPADSGRNRGELIDEEEYHAYLDEYGDKFVAGIGADAIKELLARIDVDAEARMIRQKIQDKDKISDKRILKRLEVLEAFRDSGNRPEWMVLDIVPVIPPELRPMVQLEGGRFATSDLNDLYRRVINRNNRLKRLLALKAPEIIVRNEKRMLQEAVDALFDNSRRKRAVKGKGNRPLKSISDMLKGKQGRFRQNLLGKRVDYSGRSVIVVGPELKYHEMGLPKKMALELFKPFIMKRLVDLDLAPNIKSAKKKVEAEDKEVFDVLEYVVKEHPVMLNRAPTLHRLGIQAFLPILVEGKAIKLHPLVCHAFNADFDGDQMAIHVPLTPKAQLETWMLMLSPHNILNPANGHPICGPTQDIVLGIYYLTSELPTPAGVPLKSFSNLDEVHYAIDRGVVEFRTKISVYHQGKILETTPGRLIFNTILPEGYAYVNKALSDKETNKIIADVYDKYGPAKTVLMLDDIKKLGYRYATLFAPTISIEDIRVSPGKVGLVGDANKEVEKADSEYRKGIITNEERRKKVIEIWTKTNDLITESMFKELEKDKGGFNPVFIMAASGARGSKQQIRQLAGMRGLMAKPSGEIIELAIRSNFREGLSVLEFFISTHGARKGLADTALKTADAGYLTRRLVDISQDVIISEDDCGTEESISLGIVKEGENVIVSLNDRVFGRYTAESIIDPVTDQVVYPRNTLITREVGQKIENLGYDKIRVRSPLTCESKQGVCICCYGMDMARLIPAEIGEAVGTIAAQSIGQPGTQLTMRTFHIGGAASAKVQEKEHKVSYTAIVNNINGRLLHNDKDQNVFSRRGSIVIQRLIQQYKMEELSNLRVENGQKVDKGELVATSPSGENITSEMPGTIHIENGVFRILGEEAVIPVKTGTVVNVKVNDITQPNQPIAEFDPYNEVGISEFDGSIQWMDLEIGKNVRRDEDVKTSNILLKVIEQRREKLNPRIAVISGSSREEYSVPVDALISVQDGDKVKAGDILFKIPTVAEKTRDITGGLPRVDELFEARRPKDATTLAETDGRIEISGEIVKEKRILYIHPDNPDQEKVKVAIPIGKQIRVRNGDFVKRGDQIDDGNLDPHDILRVKGVTALQVYLVQEVQEVYRLQGVHINDKHIEVVVRQMLRKVLITDSGDTSFVNQQQIDRLVFNDENKRVIAEGGSPAESVPILLGLTKASLNTESFFSAASFQETTKVLTDAAIKGKTDNLMGLKENVIIGHMIPAGTGTKKYKDISVFKTAYGDLDRPLEEEEEEEIPQAIAEESDADGDE, from the coding sequence ATGAGATCCCATAACGACTTCGAATCGATTACAATCCGCCTCGCTTCTCCCGACAGGATCAAAGAATGGTCTTACGGAGAAGTGAAAAAACCAGAGACCATCAACTACCGGACTTTAAAGCCCGAGAAAGACGGTCTTTTCTGCGAGAAAATTTTCGGAACCACAAAAGACTGGGAATGTTACTGCGGTAAGTTCAAGTCCATCCGTTACAAGGGTGTGGTCTGCGACAAGTGCGGGGTCGAGGTAACTCACTCTAAAGTTCGTCGCGAAAGAATGGGCCATATCGAACTCGCGGCTCCGGTTTCTCATATCTGGTATTACCGTTCCGTTCCTTCGAGAATGGGACTTCTTCTTGATATGACTGTGAACCAGTTAAAGAGCGTTCTCTACTTTGAAAAATATGTCATCATCGATCCTGCGGATTCGGGAAGAAACCGCGGCGAACTCATCGACGAAGAAGAATACCACGCCTATCTCGACGAATACGGTGACAAGTTCGTAGCCGGAATCGGCGCGGACGCGATCAAAGAACTTCTCGCTCGTATCGACGTAGATGCGGAAGCGAGAATGATCCGTCAAAAGATCCAAGACAAGGATAAGATTTCCGATAAAAGAATTCTGAAACGCCTCGAAGTTCTCGAAGCGTTCCGCGATTCCGGAAACCGTCCCGAATGGATGGTGCTCGACATCGTTCCCGTCATTCCTCCCGAACTGCGCCCAATGGTTCAGCTCGAAGGCGGACGTTTCGCGACTTCCGACTTGAACGACTTATACCGTCGCGTGATCAACCGTAACAACCGTCTCAAAAGACTTCTCGCTCTGAAAGCTCCCGAGATCATCGTTCGTAACGAAAAGAGAATGTTGCAGGAAGCTGTGGACGCTCTCTTTGACAACTCTCGCAGAAAACGCGCTGTAAAGGGAAAGGGAAACCGTCCTTTAAAATCGATCTCTGACATGCTCAAAGGGAAACAAGGTCGTTTCCGTCAGAACCTTCTCGGTAAGAGGGTCGACTATTCGGGTCGTTCCGTAATCGTAGTCGGTCCTGAGCTGAAATACCACGAGATGGGACTTCCCAAAAAAATGGCTTTGGAACTTTTCAAACCTTTCATCATGAAGAGACTTGTGGATCTGGACTTAGCTCCGAATATCAAGTCCGCTAAAAAGAAAGTGGAAGCCGAAGACAAAGAAGTTTTCGACGTTTTAGAATACGTCGTAAAAGAGCACCCTGTGATGTTGAACAGAGCTCCGACCCTTCACCGTCTGGGGATCCAGGCATTCTTACCGATCCTTGTGGAAGGAAAGGCGATCAAACTCCATCCTCTCGTCTGTCACGCGTTCAACGCCGACTTCGACGGGGATCAGATGGCGATTCACGTTCCTCTGACTCCAAAGGCTCAGTTGGAAACTTGGATGTTGATGCTTTCTCCTCACAACATTCTCAACCCCGCGAACGGACATCCGATCTGCGGACCGACTCAGGACATCGTACTCGGAATTTATTATCTCACTTCCGAACTTCCGACTCCTGCGGGCGTTCCTCTAAAATCTTTTTCGAACTTGGACGAGGTTCACTACGCGATCGACAGAGGCGTGGTAGAATTCAGAACCAAGATCAGCGTCTATCACCAAGGAAAGATTCTCGAAACAACTCCTGGAAGATTGATCTTCAACACGATTCTTCCGGAAGGATACGCTTACGTTAACAAGGCTCTTTCCGATAAGGAAACGAACAAGATCATCGCGGACGTCTACGACAAATACGGACCTGCGAAGACCGTTTTGATGCTCGACGATATTAAAAAATTAGGATATCGTTATGCGACTCTTTTCGCACCTACCATTTCCATCGAAGACATTCGTGTGTCTCCGGGCAAGGTCGGTCTCGTGGGAGATGCGAACAAAGAAGTCGAAAAAGCCGACTCCGAGTATCGCAAAGGGATCATCACAAACGAAGAACGTCGTAAAAAGGTAATCGAGATCTGGACGAAAACCAACGACCTCATCACCGAATCCATGTTCAAAGAACTGGAAAAAGACAAGGGCGGCTTCAACCCTGTATTTATCATGGCGGCTTCCGGCGCGAGAGGATCGAAACAACAGATTCGTCAGCTCGCTGGGATGCGCGGTCTTATGGCGAAACCTTCCGGAGAAATCATCGAGCTCGCGATCCGTTCGAACTTCCGCGAAGGACTTTCGGTTCTTGAATTCTTCATCTCCACTCACGGTGCGAGAAAAGGTCTCGCGGATACGGCGTTAAAAACCGCCGACGCGGGTTATTTGACTCGTCGTCTTGTGGATATTTCCCAAGACGTGATCATTTCCGAAGACGATTGTGGAACGGAAGAGTCCATTTCTCTCGGTATCGTGAAAGAAGGAGAGAACGTAATCGTTTCCTTGAACGATCGCGTGTTTGGACGTTATACCGCGGAAAGTATCATCGATCCTGTTACTGACCAAGTCGTATATCCGAGAAACACTCTGATCACAAGAGAAGTCGGGCAAAAAATCGAAAACCTCGGTTACGATAAGATTCGAGTTCGTTCTCCTCTGACTTGCGAATCCAAACAAGGCGTTTGTATCTGCTGTTACGGTATGGACATGGCGAGACTCATTCCTGCGGAAATCGGGGAAGCGGTCGGAACCATCGCGGCTCAGTCGATCGGACAACCGGGAACTCAGCTCACGATGAGAACGTTCCACATCGGTGGTGCGGCTTCTGCAAAGGTTCAGGAAAAAGAACACAAAGTATCTTATACTGCGATCGTAAACAACATCAACGGTCGATTGCTCCACAATGATAAGGATCAGAACGTATTCTCCCGTCGTGGATCCATCGTAATTCAGAGATTGATTCAACAATACAAGATGGAAGAACTTTCCAACTTGAGAGTTGAAAACGGTCAGAAGGTGGACAAAGGAGAGTTGGTTGCGACTTCTCCGAGCGGAGAAAACATCACTTCCGAAATGCCAGGAACGATTCATATCGAGAATGGAGTCTTCCGTATCTTGGGAGAAGAGGCCGTGATTCCCGTAAAAACAGGAACCGTCGTAAACGTAAAAGTGAACGATATCACACAGCCGAACCAGCCGATCGCTGAATTCGATCCTTACAACGAAGTAGGGATTTCTGAATTCGATGGAAGTATTCAGTGGATGGATCTCGAAATCGGTAAGAACGTAAGAAGAGACGAGGACGTCAAAACTTCCAACATTCTTCTGAAAGTGATCGAACAGAGAAGAGAAAAACTCAACCCGAGGATCGCGGTTATTTCCGGAAGCTCGAGAGAAGAATACTCGGTTCCTGTCGATGCTCTTATCTCCGTTCAAGACGGAGATAAGGTAAAAGCCGGAGACATTCTTTTCAAAATCCCGACGGTAGCCGAGAAAACTCGAGATATTACCGGTGGTCTTCCGAGGGTGGACGAACTTTTCGAAGCGAGAAGACCTAAGGACGCGACGACTCTCGCGGAAACCGATGGAAGAATCGAAATCAGCGGCGAGATCGTAAAAGAAAAACGGATTCTTTATATCCACCCGGACAATCCGGATCAGGAAAAAGTTAAGGTAGCGATTCCGATCGGGAAACAGATTCGGGTTCGTAATGGAGACTTCGTGAAGAGAGGGGATCAGATCGACGATGGTAACTTAGATCCTCACGACATTCTTCGCGTAAAAGGTGTTACCGCGCTTCAAGTGTATCTCGTACAAGAAGTCCAAGAGGTCTACAGACTCCAAGGGGTTCATATCAACGATAAGCACATCGAAGTTGTGGTCCGCCAGATGCTCAGAAAAGTTCTGATTACCGATTCCGGAGACACAAGCTTTGTGAATCAGCAACAGATCGATCGACTTGTTTTCAACGATGAAAACAAAAGAGTGATCGCGGAAGGTGGTTCTCCTGCGGAATCGGTTCCGATTCTTCTTGGACTTACAAAAGCGTCCTTGAATACGGAATCGTTCTTCTCGGCGGCTTCTTTCCAGGAAACCACGAAGGTTCTTACCGATGCGGCGATCAAAGGAAAAACCGATAATCTGATGGGACTCAAAGAGAACGTCATCATCGGTCACATGATTCCTGCGGGAACCGGAACGAAAAAGTATAAGGATATCTCCGTTTTCAAAACCGCTTACGGAGATTTGGACCGTCCTCTGGAAGAAGAAGAGGAAGAGGAAATTCCACAAGCAATTGCGGAAGAATCCGACGCGGACGGAGACGAATAA
- the rpoB gene encoding DNA-directed RNA polymerase subunit beta, with protein sequence MYGQVERKRVNFGKITNLDYLPNLIQIQKRSFDWFLQTDVKDETKRKHQGLEAVFRETFPIESPNNDMIMEYSHYILGEPKRSPQECKDTDATFALPLKAVIRLIIKETGEIREQTVYMGDLPVMTEQGTFIINGAERVVVSQLHRSPGIFFSYDMERDVFSARVIPYRGSWLEFEMDNKGILIAKIDRKKKFPATLLIKSLGHGTNEEVLRLFYGSRKEKIAGATSKDLKKILGRRTINDIINMETGEVMLEAGSKINEDNISILKEMKVKEVELIEFPKGKDNPILINALEKDGVNDYEDAILKFHSLMRQGEPSTIENATTELTRLFFSPKTFDLGDVGRYKINSKFEFNNPKEFSGEKSRVLRPADIIETVRYILNLFSETENYYPDDIDHLGNRRIRSVGELISNQLKTGFSRVERVIKERMTVQEIETQTPQLLISIKPITAVINEFFGSSQLSQFMDQTNPLAELTHKRRLNALGPGGLSRDRAGMEVRDVHYSHYGRMCPIETPEGPNIGLILSMSSYARVNDYGFLETPYRTVKNSKVTGQIEHLTADKEEYHYIAQASGVLDEKGELKNKLISTRHRGDFPFRNPSEIQYMDLAPLQVVSVSTALIPFLEHDDANRALMGSNMQRQAVPLLREEAPFVGTGMETRAAYDSRICIVNKHDGVVVSVDAERIVVERKGGKESDTYDLTKFKKTNQGTCFNQKPIVGVVHSDFNGKVSKVSKEKIEVTGENGEVKEYVLQIGSKQYSPIVSSGDEVKRGTTLAGQIVTGEKLDEIGNILVKGTVLADGPAVDNGVLALGRNVLAAFMPWEGYNFEDAILISERIVRDDVFSSIHIEEFEIQARETKLGPEQITRDIPNLSDKAFRDLDETGVIRVGAEVKPGDILVGMVTPKGETDLTPEYKLLHSIFGEKAKDVRDSSLRMPNGFEGTVIDIKRFSRENQDELPAGVEEMVKVFVARKRKLLVGDKMAGRHGNKGVVARVMAEEDMPYMEDGTPMDIVLNPLGVPSRMNLGQIFETQLGFAASKLGISFETPVFDGAEESDVDNFCKEANLPLNSKFKLYDGRTGLPFMNEVFCGYIYILKLAHLVEDKIHARSTGPYSLVTQQPLGGKAQFGGQRLGEMEVWALEAYGASHTLQELLTIKSDDMLGRARIYEAIVKGIHSIKPGIPESFNVLVQELRGLALDIIITDSEGNTVDISDYEDEYSKSKKKIKFETIENA encoded by the coding sequence ATGTACGGTCAAGTAGAGAGAAAACGGGTAAATTTCGGAAAAATCACGAATCTGGATTACCTTCCTAACTTGATTCAAATTCAGAAGCGTTCTTTTGACTGGTTTCTTCAGACTGACGTTAAGGATGAAACCAAAAGAAAGCATCAAGGATTAGAAGCTGTATTCCGGGAGACCTTTCCTATTGAAAGTCCCAACAATGACATGATCATGGAATACAGTCATTATATTCTGGGAGAACCGAAACGTTCTCCGCAAGAATGTAAAGACACGGACGCGACTTTTGCGCTTCCGTTAAAAGCAGTCATCAGGTTAATCATCAAAGAAACCGGAGAAATCCGCGAACAAACGGTTTACATGGGAGATCTACCCGTGATGACCGAGCAGGGAACGTTTATCATCAACGGAGCGGAACGCGTTGTCGTTTCTCAGCTTCATCGTTCTCCCGGTATATTCTTTTCTTATGATATGGAACGAGACGTTTTCTCAGCCAGAGTGATTCCTTACAGAGGATCTTGGCTGGAATTCGAAATGGACAACAAGGGAATTCTGATCGCGAAAATCGATAGAAAGAAAAAATTCCCGGCCACTCTTCTGATCAAATCTCTCGGACACGGAACCAACGAAGAAGTTCTTCGTTTATTCTACGGTTCCAGAAAAGAGAAAATCGCGGGCGCCACTTCGAAAGATCTGAAAAAGATTCTCGGAAGAAGGACCATCAACGATATCATCAACATGGAAACCGGAGAGGTCATGCTCGAAGCCGGTTCCAAGATCAACGAGGACAATATCTCCATCTTAAAAGAGATGAAGGTAAAAGAAGTCGAGTTGATCGAATTCCCGAAAGGAAAAGATAACCCGATTTTGATCAACGCTCTTGAAAAAGACGGAGTGAACGACTACGAGGATGCGATTCTTAAATTCCATTCTCTCATGCGTCAGGGCGAACCTTCCACGATCGAGAACGCGACTACGGAATTGACTCGTCTTTTCTTCTCTCCGAAAACGTTTGATCTGGGAGATGTCGGTCGTTACAAAATCAATTCTAAGTTTGAATTCAACAATCCGAAAGAATTCTCCGGTGAAAAGTCCCGCGTTTTAAGACCTGCGGACATCATCGAAACCGTTCGTTACATTCTAAATCTCTTCTCCGAAACCGAGAATTATTATCCGGACGATATCGATCACCTCGGCAACAGAAGAATTCGTTCCGTTGGAGAGTTGATCTCCAATCAACTCAAGACCGGATTCTCCAGAGTGGAAAGAGTGATCAAAGAAAGAATGACCGTTCAGGAAATTGAAACGCAAACTCCTCAACTTCTCATTTCGATCAAACCGATCACAGCCGTGATCAACGAATTTTTCGGTTCTTCTCAACTTTCTCAGTTTATGGATCAGACAAACCCTCTCGCAGAGCTGACTCACAAACGGAGATTGAACGCACTCGGTCCCGGTGGTCTTTCGAGAGACAGAGCCGGTATGGAAGTGCGGGACGTTCACTATTCTCACTACGGTAGAATGTGTCCGATTGAAACTCCGGAAGGTCCGAACATCGGTCTGATTCTTTCTATGTCTTCGTATGCTCGCGTAAACGACTACGGATTCTTAGAAACTCCTTACAGAACCGTTAAGAATTCCAAAGTCACCGGTCAGATCGAACACCTTACCGCGGACAAAGAAGAATATCATTACATCGCACAAGCATCTGGCGTTCTCGACGAGAAAGGGGAACTCAAAAACAAATTGATCTCCACTCGTCACAGAGGGGACTTCCCTTTCCGTAACCCAAGCGAGATCCAGTATATGGACTTGGCTCCTCTTCAGGTTGTTTCGGTTTCCACCGCGCTGATTCCTTTCTTGGAACACGACGACGCGAACCGCGCTCTTATGGGTTCCAACATGCAACGCCAAGCGGTTCCTCTCCTTCGGGAAGAAGCTCCGTTTGTCGGAACCGGTATGGAAACCAGAGCCGCTTACGATTCTAGAATTTGTATCGTCAACAAGCACGACGGTGTGGTCGTTTCCGTGGATGCGGAACGGATCGTTGTGGAAAGAAAGGGCGGAAAAGAATCTGATACCTACGATCTTACAAAATTCAAAAAGACAAACCAAGGAACCTGCTTTAACCAAAAGCCGATTGTCGGCGTGGTTCACTCCGATTTTAACGGAAAGGTTTCGAAAGTTTCTAAAGAAAAAATCGAAGTTACCGGAGAAAACGGAGAAGTAAAAGAATACGTTCTCCAGATCGGAAGCAAACAATATTCTCCGATCGTTTCTTCCGGAGACGAAGTAAAACGCGGAACGACTCTCGCCGGACAAATCGTAACTGGTGAGAAGTTAGACGAAATCGGTAATATTCTCGTGAAAGGTACGGTTCTCGCCGACGGTCCCGCCGTTGATAACGGAGTTCTCGCTCTCGGTAGAAACGTTCTCGCGGCGTTCATGCCTTGGGAAGGTTACAACTTCGAGGATGCGATTCTGATTTCCGAAAGAATCGTCCGCGACGACGTTTTCTCTTCCATTCACATCGAAGAATTCGAGATCCAAGCCAGAGAAACAAAACTCGGCCCGGAACAAATCACCCGAGACATTCCAAATCTTTCGGACAAAGCGTTCCGCGATTTGGATGAAACCGGCGTGATCCGCGTGGGCGCGGAAGTAAAACCGGGAGACATTCTCGTGGGAATGGTGACTCCGAAAGGGGAAACCGACCTCACGCCGGAATACAAACTTCTTCATTCTATCTTTGGTGAAAAAGCCAAGGACGTTCGTGATTCTTCCCTGAGAATGCCGAACGGTTTCGAAGGAACCGTCATCGATATCAAACGTTTCTCTCGCGAGAATCAAGACGAACTTCCTGCGGGCGTCGAAGAGATGGTAAAAGTATTCGTAGCTAGAAAAAGGAAACTTCTGGTTGGGGATAAGATGGCCGGCCGCCACGGAAACAAAGGGGTCGTCGCTCGTGTGATGGCGGAAGAAGATATGCCTTACATGGAAGACGGAACTCCGATGGACATCGTCTTGAATCCGTTAGGCGTTCCTTCGCGGATGAACCTCGGTCAGATTTTTGAAACTCAGTTGGGTTTTGCCGCAAGCAAACTCGGAATTTCTTTTGAAACTCCGGTTTTCGACGGTGCGGAAGAATCGGACGTGGACAATTTCTGTAAAGAGGCGAACCTTCCTCTGAATTCTAAATTCAAATTGTATGACGGTAGAACCGGACTTCCTTTTATGAACGAAGTCTTCTGCGGTTATATCTACATCTTAAAACTCGCTCACTTGGTGGAAGATAAGATCCACGCAAGATCGACCGGGCCATACTCTTTAGTGACTCAACAACCACTCGGAGGAAAGGCTCAGTTCGGGGGTCAGCGTCTTGGGGAAATGGAAGTCTGGGCTCTCGAAGCCTATGGAGCTTCCCATACTCTGCAAGAGTTGTTGACCATCAAATCCGATGATATGCTCGGACGTGCGAGAATCTACGAAGCGATCGTGAAGGGAATCCATTCCATTAAGCCTGGTATCCCTGAGTCCTTCAACGTATTGGTTCAAGAGCTTAGAGGACTTGCTCTGGATATCATCATCACCGACTCGGAAGGTAACACTGTTGATATTTCCGATTACGAGGATGAATATTCTAAGAGTAAGAAGAAAATTAAATTCGAGACTATAGAGAACGCATAA
- the rpsL gene encoding 30S ribosomal protein S12, with product MPTISQLIRHGRQKQKKRTKSPALKSSPQRRGVCTRVMTFTPKKPNSALRKVARVRLTTGIEVTAYIPGEGHNLQEHNVVLIRGGRVKDLPGVRYHIIRGTLDTLGVDKRRNGRSKYGAKRPKA from the coding sequence ATGCCAACAATCAGTCAATTGATTCGCCACGGCAGGCAAAAGCAGAAGAAGAGAACAAAATCTCCTGCATTAAAGAGCTCTCCTCAGAGAAGAGGAGTTTGTACGAGAGTAATGACGTTTACCCCGAAAAAACCGAACTCGGCATTGAGAAAGGTGGCGAGGGTTCGTCTTACGACTGGGATCGAAGTTACTGCATACATTCCCGGTGAGGGACATAATCTTCAGGAACACAACGTGGTTCTGATTCGTGGTGGAAGGGTAAAAGACCTTCCAGGGGTTCGTTATCATATTATCCGTGGAACCCTGGATACCTTGGGTGTGGATAAGAGAAGAAACGGTCGCTCCAAATACGGCGCGAAACGTCCTAAGGCATAA